The following proteins come from a genomic window of Microtus ochrogaster isolate Prairie Vole_2 chromosome 7, MicOch1.0, whole genome shotgun sequence:
- the Wsb1 gene encoding WD repeat and SOCS box-containing protein 1 isoform X1 produces the protein MDTYTMIRKLEGHHHDVVACDFSPDGALLATASYDTRVYVWDPHSGDILMEFGHLFPPPTPIFAGGANDRWVRAVSFSHDGLHVASLADDKMVRFWRIDEDCPVQVAPLSNGLCCAFSTDGSVLAAGTHDGSVYFWATPRQVPSLQHLCRMSIRRVMPTQEVQKLPVPSKVLEFLSYRV, from the exons ATGGATACGTACACCATGATAAGGAAACTCGAAGGGCATCACCATGATGTTGTAGCTTGTGACTTTTCTCCTGATGGAGCTTTGCTCGCTACTGCATCTTACGATACTCGTGTGTATGTCTGGGATCCACACAGTGGGGACATTCTGATGGAATTCGG GCACCTGTTTCCCCCGCCTACTCCGATATTTGCTGGAGGAGCAAATGACCGATGGGTACGAGCTGTGTCTTTCAGTCATGATGGACTGCATGTTGCAAGCCTTGCTGATGACAA AATGGTGAGGTTCTGGAGAATTGATGAGGACTGTCCAGTACAAGTTGCCCCTTTGAGCAATGGTCTCTGCTGTGCCTTTTCTACCGATGGCAGTGTTTTAGCTGCCGG aacACATGATGGAAGTGTTTATTTTTGGGCCACTCCAAGGCAAGTCCCTAGCCTTCAGCATCTATGTCGCATGTCAATCCGAAGAGTGATGCCCACCCAAGAAGTCCAGAAACTTCCGGTTCCTTCCAAAGTTTTGGAGTTTCTCTCCTACCGGGTTTAG
- the Wsb1 gene encoding WD repeat and SOCS box-containing protein 1 isoform X2 — MASFSPRVNEKEIVRSRTVGELLAPAAPFDKKCGGENWTVAFAPDGSYFAWSQGYRIVKLVPWSQCLKNFLLHGSKNVANSSCQKLTRQNSNGGQKNKPREHIIDCGDIVWSLAFGSSVPEKQSRCVNIEWHRFRFGQDQLLLATGLNNGRIKIWDVYTGKLLLNLVDHVEVVRDLTFAPDGSLILVSASRDKTLRVWDLKDDGNMMKVLRGHQNWVYSCAFSPDSSMLCSVGASKAVFLWNMDTYTMIRKLEGHHHDVVACDFSPDGALLATASYDTRVYVWDPHSGDILMEFGHLFPPPTPIFAGGANDRWVRAVSFSHDGLHVASLADDKMVRFWRIDEDCPVQVAPLSNGLCCAFSTDGSVLAAGTHDGSVYFWATPRQVPSLQHLCRMSIRRVMPTQEVQKLPVPSKVLEFLSYRV, encoded by the exons TGAGATCGCGTACTGTAGGGGAACTCTTAGCTCCGGCAGCTCCTTTTGACAAGAAATGTGGTGGTGAGAACTGGACTGTGGCTTTCGCTCCGGACGGTTCCTACTTTGCGTGGTCCCAAGGATATCGCATCGTGAAGCTTGTCCCGTGGTCCCAGTGCCTTAAGAACTT TCTTTTACATGGTTCCAAGAATGTTGCCAATTCAAGCTGTCAAAAATTGACGAGACAAAATAGTAATGGTGGTCAGAAAAATAAGCCTCGTGAACACATTATAGACTGTGGAGACATAGTCTGGAGTCTTGCTTTTGGGTCTTCAGTTCCAGAAAAACAGAGCCGTTGTGTTAATATAGAATGGCATCGCTTCCGATTTGGACAGGATCAGCTACTCCTTGCCACGGGATTAAACAATGGTCGCATCAAAATCTGGGATGTATATACAG GAAAGCTCCTCCTTAATTTGGTAGACCACGTTGAAGTGGTCAGAGACTTAACTTTTGCTCCAGATGGGAGCTTAATCCTTGTATCAGCTTCAAGAGACAAAACTCTTCGCGTGTGGGACCTCAAAGATGATG GAAACATGATGAAAGTGTTGCGGGGCCATCAGAACTGGGTGTACAGCTGCGCGTTCTCTCCTGACTCCTCCATGCTGTGTTCAGTTGGAGCCAGTAAAGCA GTTTTCCTTTGGAATATGGATACGTACACCATGATAAGGAAACTCGAAGGGCATCACCATGATGTTGTAGCTTGTGACTTTTCTCCTGATGGAGCTTTGCTCGCTACTGCATCTTACGATACTCGTGTGTATGTCTGGGATCCACACAGTGGGGACATTCTGATGGAATTCGG GCACCTGTTTCCCCCGCCTACTCCGATATTTGCTGGAGGAGCAAATGACCGATGGGTACGAGCTGTGTCTTTCAGTCATGATGGACTGCATGTTGCAAGCCTTGCTGATGACAA AATGGTGAGGTTCTGGAGAATTGATGAGGACTGTCCAGTACAAGTTGCCCCTTTGAGCAATGGTCTCTGCTGTGCCTTTTCTACCGATGGCAGTGTTTTAGCTGCCGG aacACATGATGGAAGTGTTTATTTTTGGGCCACTCCAAGGCAAGTCCCTAGCCTTCAGCATCTATGTCGCATGTCAATCCGAAGAGTGATGCCCACCCAAGAAGTCCAGAAACTTCCGGTTCCTTCCAAAGTTTTGGAGTTTCTCTCCTACCGGGTTTAG